The nucleotide window TAAGCCAGGCTTTGAATCAGGAGCCAAAGCCCGATGGCGTGAAAGTGTCTCTTGCCGCCGATATCAAGGCCGCAGATGCCGATGCTCCAACTTCGGTGAAGCCGTCGGTCGATGCTGAGCCATATACGTCCGTGATTTTCAACACAATTGGCTATAAGCTTGACCGATGCATGAGCCCAAAGATCCGCAGAGCGGATGGCTCGGAGGTGTGGGGCACTGTTAAAGTGGACCAGGACTTCGTTCTTGAACATGGAATCGCATCGTATGCGACTTCGATAGCAGAGGCCATGAAAAATTCGCGGTGTGGCTCGAATCCGTTGATCATAAGGGCTATTGGTAAAGCGGGCGGCCGTTTCAACTCCGATCCCGTTATATCGGACGCGGATGCTCAAGCGCTGATGGCTGAAAATGCCAAATGCGGATTCATGGACAAACTCAATGTTATTATTGTGGAAGACGGCAGATTGTGACTTGTGTCATATGATAAAACCCCGCATTCATACGAGTTTGGAATTGTTTGTAAGCGCGGAACAACAGGTTAGTAGTAGACCCGGCTAACTTGCGAGGATCAGGGACGCTGCCGGGTTCTGATGTGGGGAGTAGAGGCCATGGCTAAATTTGGACTGTGTGTATTTTGCGTTCTCTTGATCGTGCCGTCGGCTTTACCGGTGTGGGCGGATGGTGAGCAGGATGGCACTGCTGCAAGCATCACGACCGAAAGCGCCAAGGTCGAACTTGCAAAGCCCTCTGAGCCGGGAAGACCGTATACTTCACTGATAATAGATGCCAGTGGCATGACTCTAAAGAGGTGTATGAGCCCCAAGATTCGACAGTCGGACGGGACTGAAGTGTGGGGCACTGTCAAGTTCGATATGGATTTCCTGGAAGATCACGGCATCGTAGTTTATGTGAAATCAATGGAAGATGCAAAGAAAAATGATCGTTGCGGATCAAACCCGATGATTGTCAAAGCGCTTCGTGTTGACGGAAAGGCTGACTCTGATCCCATAATAGCGGATGAGGATGCAAAGCTGCTTTTGGAAGAAAACTCAAGAGGCAAGTTTTTGGACAAATTTGATGTGATATTCCTTCAATGCGAACAGCGGACTGATGTGCAGACTGCTCAACAATAAATAAAAAGTCTGGGAACTTCTCTCGCCCAGGCTGAGAATCTCCTGGCAAAGTGCAAATCCAACTTGCACCTTGCCAGGAGATTTTGATTTTATGTATTGCTTTTCTTTGCCTGCCTCGTGGCTTGCTCTATGGTTTTGAGCAGTCTTCTATTTGATTTTCGATAGAAGTCATCATCGCAATACTTCAATGCCAGTTTTGCATGATATATCGCGCGTTCGTAGTTGTGAACTTTGCGCGCATACATAATTGCAGCAATCTGGTGGAGGTCCCATTCTTTGGGATTATTGTATATGCCTTCAAGAAGATATTTCATCGCCTCGCGATTGTCTTTGCGCCCGTCCGCATAGAGATATGTTCCTACTGCATAAGCTTCAGGAAAATGTGGATCAAGCTTGGTTATCAGCCTGATCAGGCCCAGTAACTCATCATCTTTTGTCCAGTCTTTGCCGCGCGCAATGTATTCATGATGATACTGCTCCGCTTTGATCCACAACAAATTCGCAAAAACAGTGCGAAACTCACCGGCAAGCATATACACGGATGATGTGTTTGAGTCCATATCCGTTCTTGGCCTGCTTGAGACGGCGTCATTTTCGATTATGCATGTTCCCGAAAAAAGCAGCGCCATTAGCCCGGCCATAATCAGTTTGCGCTTCATCGGCATGCTCTCCTCTTTCGCATTACTATGCTTGTAGCGATTATGGCAAGAGTCAGAGCAGCCATCACTATAAGTTGAAAATGGATTTCGCCGATGTATGCGTGTGATTGCCAGTGATGACCGAGTTCTTCCGGGCCGCCATCAGCCATTGCCGGAATGGACAATATAGAGATAATGCAGACAATGATGTATTTCAGGTATTTCATCACTATATCTCCTTGCGGGAGAAATTAAATGTGCCGAGCGCGAGCACAAATGCCGCATAGCATACACCGTATATGGCGACCTGCAGCAAATATGCAACCGGGATCGAATCATTGTGCACGAGTGCGGTTTTTAGATTGAAGCACTCCAGGTTCGGCAGTATATGATATATTCCCGAATAAAATATCCTCACGAATGTGCTGCCGGTCCGTTCTATCATTCCTCCAAAGTAGCCTATCTTGACCGACCCGCATACATATATCAAGAAGCTGACCAGCGATGTGACCGCAGGGCTTGCCACAGTCGAGAGCGATGTGGCTATGGCGGCTATGATTGCAACTTCCAATAGCGCGAATCCGGTTGCCAAGGGCAAGAACGTGTCAATACTGCGCTGATATGAGTAGATCAGCACGGCAAACACCAGAGCCATCGCCATAACTCCCATCGCCACCGTCAGGAATGTGCCGACAAACTTTCCTGCTACATACTGCGCACGGCTTACCGGGCGTGCGGCAATTGGCTGGAGTGTGCGCTGTTCCACATCGTTTGGAATGCCGGTAGAGCCGAGTGCGATTGCCAGCGCAGCTCCTCCGAAGAGTATGCAGCTCATACATAAGTCTTTTAGGATCTTCAGTTTGGTCCCCTCAGTGAAAATCGACAGGAGAGTCGACCCGGCGATAACAGCGAGCATCAGCAGGCAGAGCACGTGAAATATCTGCTTGCGGCTGTTTTCCAGCAGGGTCATTTTTGCAATAATCCAGATTTTTCTCATTTCTTTATCCTCATGCGGCAAGCCGCAAAAATGCTTCCTCAAGAGATTCGCGCTGTGTATCGATCCTGTTGACTGAAATATTCTGGTCTTCCAGGACATGCATAACATCGTATAAGCTTTTAGGATCAATCTTTAACAATGCGTCATCCCTGCTTCGTTCCACAGATACACCGATAAACCTGAGCCTGTCGCGCGTCTGCTCATCAATTGGTTCGGTCTGTATAAGCACCTGCGAATTGGAACTGCGAACACAGTCGGGAGCGCCGAGAGCTACCAATTTGCCGGATTTCATGACCGCGACTATGTCGCACACATTCTCTATCTCACTCAAAAGATGTGAGCTTAAGAAAATGGTCTTGCCCTCGTTTCTGAGTTCAATCAGTAGATCACGTACGCAGCGGCGGCCTATTGGGTCCAGCCCTGAGGTCGGCTCGTCGAGTATCAGCAGTTTAGGCTCGCCGACTATAGCCTGCGCCAACCCGACTCTTTGTGTTAGCCCCTTTGAGAGTTTGGAGATCGGGATTTCGGCGTATTCGGCAATGCCCGCGCGCTCTAGACAGGCCATTGAGAGTTTCTTTGCACTGCGCCGGTCTACTCCGGCCAGTCCGGCATGCATCGTAAGCACCTCTATTGGCTTGAGGAACTTGTGAAAGTATGGCTGTTCTGGCAGATACCCTATCATACTTCGAGTTGCCGGATCGTTTGTCGGTTTGCCGAAGATGCTTGCGCTTCCCCGTGTTGGCCTGACAAAATCGAGGACCATCTTTATGGTCGTCGTTTTTCCCGCGCCATTGGGTCCGAGAAACCCGAAGATTGCCCCTTCGGGAACTTCAATTTCTAGTGAGTCAACTGCTGTTTTTGTGCGGCTTTTGTTGCCGAGGTTGTAGATTTTGGTTAGGTCTTGTGCTCTTATCGGCTGCATTTGGTCCATCTTCCTTGCAACGGAGAAATTTGTTTCCAAATCAAATTATCGGACAAGCTCACCAACATCTTCAGAAGGGATTGGGTAATCAAATGTCGAATGCGCACGTTGGTAATCGACTTCGGAGGAAGATTTATATGGTGAAAATAGAGAAGACTTCGTATCCCGGCTATGGCGGCTGTTACAGGCTTTCCAATGGGAACGTTGAGCTGTTTGCAACCACGGATGTGGGGCCGCGCATTGCATGTTATCGTTTTATTGGCGGCGAGAACATCCTCGCTGAGCTTGGTCCCGACAAGAGAGTCGAATCGGATCTGGGGACCTGGTATTCGAGGGGCGGCAGCAGACTCTGGCATGCGCCGGAGGTGCTCCCCAGGACATATAGCCCGGACAATGACCCCGTCGAGTGTGAGGTGATCGGCAATGACAGCGTGCGGCTTATCCAGCCGGTGGAGCCTAGTCCCAAGATTCAAAAGGAGATGTTGATCAAACTCGACCAAGACGGCTCACGTGTGACAATCACATCCAAGCTGACAAACAAAGGTCTCTGGCCGGTGGAACTTGCTCCATGGAACCCGTCCGTAATGAGAGGTGGAGGCTTCTGCTTCTTCCCTCAGGAGCCGTTTATTTCTCATGACGACTATCTGCTGCCATCACGGCCGATGGTGATGTGGCATTTTACAGACATGACCGACCCAAGATGGACCTTTGGAAAAAAATATGTGCGGCTTCAGACCGATGAAAGATACCCTGAGCCGCAGAAGATCGGCGCAGCCGTGAAGCTGGGGTGGGCCGGTTATCACATCGAGGATACGTTATTTGTAAAGCGGTTCCAGTATTTCGAGGATGTCGAATATCCCGATTACGGCTGCAACTTTGAGACGTATTGTGCGGGAAGCTTCATCGAGGTGGAGACTCTTGCACCGCTTGCAGTGATTGGGCCGGACGAAGCGGTTACGCATGTGGAGAAGTGGCATCTATTTAAGGGTGTAGATGCCGGGGACAGTGAGGAATCGTTCGACAAGGCTATTATGCCTTATATCGAGAAGACATCTGACTAGATCACGTTGTTTTGCCCTGCGGGTGAAACCACGGCAACAACTATACGAAGTCGGCCTGCGCCGACTAGTGTGTCGCTTTAGTCGCAGGGCTTATTATAAAATTCTGCTATGGCAGTATCTCTGACAAGCTTGACAGGTACTTTGTGCTGGGCTGCTGCCGCTTTACAGTCTTCATATTCGGGCTGGGCATTCGTGATCTTGTCATTCTTGCGCGCGACTTTGATCCTGATCTGCCCGAATTTAGTATCGATAGTGATAGACTCGCGCGGCAGGCACATGCGTGAGCGCTTGTCGATCCTGATACCAATTGTGGAGGTCTCCTCAAAGATAATATCGCCCATTACCGCGATGTCCTCGGGGTCGCAGATGATCGATAAGAGGACTGCCGGACGGTTCTTCTTCATCTGGATAGGCGTCATATAGACATCCAGCGCGCCCGCTGCGAAGAGTCTTTCCATCACCACTTCATAGATTTGCGGTTCTATGTCGTCTATATTTGATTCGAGTATGGCGACTTCACTGTGCTTGCAGCACTTGTGCTCATCATTTTGTTGTTTCGGGAAACCCTTATACTGAGACTCCGCCTCGTCATTCTCTCCGATCATCACTCTCAGGACATTTGGAATACCGAAGTCTTTTTTGCCTGCTCCATAACCGGTGGCCTTCAAAGTCGTAGCTGGCATTGGGCCAAAGCCTTCCGCAAGCTCGGCTAATATAGCTGCACCGGTCGGGGTTACTATCTCACCCTCAATTCCTAGTTCGCGCCAGGGGACGTCTTTCAAGATCTCAGCGGTCGCCGGAGCGGGTAGGGGAAACGTGCCATGGGCGATTTTAACTGTGCCATAGAATGTGGGGATTGGACTGGCGTAAACCTTATCTATTCCGAGCAGATCGAGACATATGCAAGCCCCGACTATGTCTACAATCGAGTCTACAGCACCGACCTCATGGAAGTGAATCTCCTCTAAGCCCTTGCCATGAATTTTAGCCTCTGCTTCACCGAGCCTCTTGAAGATAGCGATAGATTTGAGTTTGATGCTATTATTCAGGCTGCTTTGCTCTATGAGATGTTTGATATCAGTGAAGCTGCGTCCATGCTGGTGACCGTTATGATGATCATGACCGTTATGCAGTTGGACTTGAATATCAGTAGCAGAGATACCTTGGCGCACAACATTGCTTAGGATCAGCTCGTAATCTTCAACACTGAGCTTTGCCAACTCGAGCTTGAGCTTATCGAAATCAGCGCCAGCATCTACAAGCGCTCCAAGCGTCATATCGCCGCTGATACCTGCAAAACAATCGAAATATGCTATGCGCATCCCTGTGTGCTTTCCCTTCTATCGTGGCTTATTGATCATGTGCGCGAGATAGCCCGCGCCAAAGCCGTTATCTATGTTCACCACGCTTACCCCTACTGCGCAAGAATTGAGCATTGACAGCAGAGCAGCCAGACCCCCGAAGCTGGCGCCGT belongs to Armatimonadota bacterium and includes:
- a CDS encoding ABC transporter permease subunit gives rise to the protein MRKIWIIAKMTLLENSRKQIFHVLCLLMLAVIAGSTLLSIFTEGTKLKILKDLCMSCILFGGAALAIALGSTGIPNDVEQRTLQPIAARPVSRAQYVAGKFVGTFLTVAMGVMAMALVFAVLIYSYQRSIDTFLPLATGFALLEVAIIAAIATSLSTVASPAVTSLVSFLIYVCGSVKIGYFGGMIERTGSTFVRIFYSGIYHILPNLECFNLKTALVHNDSIPVAYLLQVAIYGVCYAAFVLALGTFNFSRKEI
- a CDS encoding ABC transporter ATP-binding protein; translation: MQPIRAQDLTKIYNLGNKSRTKTAVDSLEIEVPEGAIFGFLGPNGAGKTTTIKMVLDFVRPTRGSASIFGKPTNDPATRSMIGYLPEQPYFHKFLKPIEVLTMHAGLAGVDRRSAKKLSMACLERAGIAEYAEIPISKLSKGLTQRVGLAQAIVGEPKLLILDEPTSGLDPIGRRCVRDLLIELRNEGKTIFLSSHLLSEIENVCDIVAVMKSGKLVALGAPDCVRSSNSQVLIQTEPIDEQTRDRLRFIGVSVERSRDDALLKIDPKSLYDVMHVLEDQNISVNRIDTQRESLEEAFLRLAA
- the larC gene encoding nickel pincer cofactor biosynthesis protein LarC, which produces MRIAYFDCFAGISGDMTLGALVDAGADFDKLKLELAKLSVEDYELILSNVVRQGISATDIQVQLHNGHDHHNGHQHGRSFTDIKHLIEQSSLNNSIKLKSIAIFKRLGEAEAKIHGKGLEEIHFHEVGAVDSIVDIVGACICLDLLGIDKVYASPIPTFYGTVKIAHGTFPLPAPATAEILKDVPWRELGIEGEIVTPTGAAILAELAEGFGPMPATTLKATGYGAGKKDFGIPNVLRVMIGENDEAESQYKGFPKQQNDEHKCCKHSEVAILESNIDDIEPQIYEVVMERLFAAGALDVYMTPIQMKKNRPAVLLSIICDPEDIAVMGDIIFEETSTIGIRIDKRSRMCLPRESITIDTKFGQIRIKVARKNDKITNAQPEYEDCKAAAAQHKVPVKLVRDTAIAEFYNKPCD